Proteins from one Leptidea sinapis chromosome 44, ilLepSina1.1, whole genome shotgun sequence genomic window:
- the LOC126977164 gene encoding uncharacterized protein LOC126977164 isoform X1 has translation MSGAGGRLVVLDRGGRAVKSYSLPEGNAILGNDEGAHVRLLMAGVDPHHATVIIHANQAVIRSVSTGETFVNGQPISVAALRHNDIISVGGRNIRWEYFNSSKGSHAPEPTLVCKRRGASASKLRRRTVPAKQLVLTNTHTNRASMPASTSIKQVAIVQPQRRDTVTTNEEESGANRSQQVSSPRRSGAPAHVNQDVNISHRKSYRSAQPTTKAAQWMESRARARGSQRRAPRDLPAKIQPPLAIDQTKRAAIMLMTRHTKSTSPDMRHGPTLLVKRPSPVKKQSPQKRATPKKTPKKMARKTPSKTPKKTPKTTNVRNTPKRISINTSQLSVGATEVTDVPEVEISEGRLSVRRSNPRRSGNLNVLKSPKLASPKKSALKDPSKRLVRKTESIKFDLSNLDQTDRHDETNETLSDDDLILRYSDSSDSSQIITMQSRGSRILEKSLGSPMSILSRSSEKEEKRQLHDVKSPTAKSPRFSRSSIIVDRALKRSSRNLTSSQLESYSIVDLVSVNSTSSPSVYDSVPSSPYGTPNNANRTSRSFHTLTSSTPYRANITLVDQSMTTPENSELPQPERVSRLSRTRSRLNESELMDDDDSPKSSRRCQSAPSPERTISSPQSRISPRSASQILYLSAKKPKNISRNTLRTTGHDSPSTSKLNTSKTVGLSLSRPSQSPRSPIRKNLSRSTNLTATNLDNTNSLTRDNESSGRRSRRESPNKTNKILSETTGLSLSISSHSPRSPSRKNISEVISLTASTLDNTGSMISDTESSAIRSRRRTPKKAYESLSKTGGLSPRSPIKQKLSRSMNSTITNLDNTDSLVLNCESLLISSRRLSPRNANDSLSKTVGLRSSQSPRSPNRKTLSGSMNLTATNLENTNSLITDGNNSAIRSRRESPNKTNRILPEAIGLSSSISRQSPRSPSKKKISEVINLTASTLDNTASLSGYETSAIRSTRGSPTKANESLSKTVCLSLSRSSQSPRSPMRKKASGSMNLTATNLDKTDSMISENESSLTRSKRGISKKANESLSVLVTGSSNRKSISRSNKRKTRGTVDRESLKKFNHKSSITNEILKGPDDIDDGTTTPDQQPNNEEVTTPVLSIQSLLDQSHSFTPTQSFSFQKIKRSSKRKTLGSIGRSKRVKSDTLQNSGDVTPTSAVKLQVPGVKNKHSTAKKTTSKRTLIDDLNESDLVKQLFNSPVKRNLSRSMVEFTARENDQPRKRTRATIAMHETPDHSVSFQDEAFTPELFVSPLSTPRHSPNLEGVQRLLSGNENEYAKASSSRTSLRNTNKKENVYNIKGLFAKSPNRLSDVRVKKLFAKSPHNDLRKVTGVKSLFLRNTRKSPRNNLEDVRGVKRLFGRSPRDDLRNVSGVKKVFRRGPKNNLSDVRGVKRLSQKIGRISPELSGVELLFQETDMNSTFDQLMDRPAIRAYPASARKPVVKKNKVRETKSLHDSIDSITNNVEEWLDSELKRRLNKPSIETNKTRELQKLSTNTVEGQTPLILSRTRNNTATYSDSTLPIKKRSLVNKSNKSDESRALLPLKKRLVVHSTPMKGRYETMNASELGRVSPIAVQEKTVVDNIARNLQDKEASTYVLNKNGKDQSTGTQTSIIDKFPSPKRKSVVRGRKSAATQYSPKEITENNSPKKVSNLKTSPNTTSTVKPKPRITRNTKRLKASIAILKKSPVFPKSTTRRKKTEISKLISPNETSDPKPKRGHKSSIKDIEQAVPNEPIRMNRKQPSKVISQPTTSDDTAERKSKRGRGGPTKDIEQVKATEAIRINLKQPSKEISQSTTHDDTEELKPKRGRKGQSKDKDQSATNEPVRNKRKQPAKEISQSTTSVHTAEVKSKRGRRGPNKDEEQAETNKPIQNNRKQSSKEQSHPTATNTSEIKAKKGRKGQNKEIEQTETNETIETDRKQPSKEKSQPITSDDTTELQPKRGRKAPNKDTKEAEMDKPIRTTRRQLNKEIHEPTANDDTAALKPKQGRRGPTKVIEQAEINEPIRVNRKQPSKELLQPTASDDTTELKPKKGRKGLPKDINQAEATITTRKQLSKEMSQPTADDATAELKPKRGRNAPTKDIQQPEPQTKSTRNNRRLQNIVQVPEPNSADETLPTEKSIIEAKPKRGKLIGIAEDPKRGDKLKETEEAVPKNTKKRGDTAKSTPSPKVKRLRANENTTVVVARMNKKQLAEIADAKLGQKADTKAEQTGISRTRKQNENTVAIKVTTAGSRKRKPDTVPELDDNNLRGNKKLRTTNTPPASPQTKTRATRAATALTNTTAATTARGTSGTRQAKATRGTQQITVQETQLKGRTRRR, from the exons ATGTCGGGCGCCGGTGGGCGTCTGGTTGTTCTGGACAGAGGTGGCAGGGCTGTGAAGTCATATTCACTGCCAGAAGGAAATGCTATCCTTGGCAATGATGAAGGGGCCCATGTCCGGTTGCTTATGGCAGGTGTTGATCCTCATCATGCTACTGTTATCATACATGCTAATCAG GCGGTAATACGCAGTGTATCTACAGGGGAAACATTTGTAAATGGTCAGCCTATAAGTGTAGCAGCTTTGAGGCACAATGACATTATATCAGTTGGAGGTAGGAACATCCGTTGGGAATACTTCAACTCTAGTAAGGGATCACATGCACCAGAACCAA ctTTAGTGTGCAAGCGACGTGGAGCTTCAGCTAGCAAACTTAGGCGAAGGACTGTGCCTGCAAAGCAGTTGGTATTGACCAATACCCACACCAATAGAGCTTCAATGCCAG CGTCTACTAGTATAAAGCAAGTGGCCATTGTTCAGCCACAGAGAAGAGATACAGTGACTACAAATG AGGAAGAGAGTGGAGCCAATCGCAGCCAGCAAGTGAGCTCACCGCGCCGATCGGGAGCCCCCGCGCATGTTAACCAAGATGTTAACATCAGTCACAG GAAATCGTACCGCAGCGCCCAGCCGACGACGAAGGCCGCGCAATGGATGGAGTCTCGTGCGAGGGCCCGGGGCTCCCAGCGCCGGGCCCCGCGCGACCTGCCGGCCAAGATACAGCCGCCGCTGGCGATAG ATCAAACAAAGCGAGCTGCCATTATGTTGATGACAAGACACACCAAATCAACATCGCCAGATATGAGGCACGGGCCAACTTTACTCGTAAAAAGGCCTAGCCCAGTCAAGAAGCAGAGTCCACAGAAAAGGGCCACACCTAAGAAGACGCCAAAGAAAATGGCGAGAAAAACGCCGAGTAAAACGCCGAAGAAGACCCCTAAAACCACTAATGTTCGGAACACACCCAAAAGAATCTCTATAAACACATCACAGCTGTCTGTTGGTGCGACCGAAGTAACTGAT gtGCCAGAAGTGGAGATTAGTGAGGGTCGACTATCCGTTCGTAGAAGTAATCCACGTCGGTCGGGAAATTTGAACGTACTCAAGTCCCCCAAATTGGCAAGTCCAAAAAAATCGGCCCTTAAAGATCCCTCAAAACGGCTTGTTAGGAAAACTGAGTCAATTAAATTTGATCTTAGTAATCTAGATCAAACCGATAGACATGATGAAACCAATGAAACACTATCTGATGATGACCTTATTCTCAGGTATTCGGATAGTAGCGATTCttcacaaataataacaatGCAATCGCGTGGCAGCCGAATTTTAGAGAAGTCTCTCGGATCTCCGATGAGTATCCTATCTCGTTCATCCGAAAAAGAAGAAAAGAGACAACTGCACGATGTTAAATCTCCAACAGCAAAATCACCGCGGTTCTCTAGAAGCTCTATCATAGTGGACCGCGCTCTCAAAAGAAGTTCGCGCAATTTAACATCATCACAGCTAGAATCCTACTCTATTGTGGACCTTGTCTCTGTTAATTCTACTTCATCTCCCTCGGTGTATGACTCTGTGCCGTCTTCTCCATACGGTACTCCTAACAACGCCAATAGAACGTCACGTTCGTTCCATACTTTGACCTCCAGCACTCCCTACAGGGCTAATATAACCTTGGTTGACCAATCTATGACAACACCGGAGAATTCTGAATTACCTCAGCCTGAAAGGGTGTCACGTTTAAGCAGGACCAGGTCTCGGCTTAATGAAAGCGAGCTAATGGATGATGATGATTCGCCAAAATCATCGAGGCGATGTCAAAGTGCGCCTAGTCCTGAACGAACTATTTCTAGCCCTCAGAGTCGAATTTCGCCTAGGTCTGCAAGTCAGATCCTGTATTTAAGtgcaaagaaaccaaaaaatattaGTCGCAACACTTTAAGAACCACTGGTCATGACTCACCTAGCACCTCCAAGCTAAATACGTCCAAAACAGTTGGGCTAAGCTTATCCAGACCAAGTCAAAGCCCGCGTAGTCCAATCAGGAAAAACTTATCTAGATCAACGAATTTGACGGCTACTAACCTGGACAACACAAATTCACTAACAAGAGATAATGAAAGTTCAGGAAGACGCAGCAGGCGAGAATcgccaaacaaaacaaataagatTTTGTCCGAAACGACTGGCCTAAGCTTATCCATATCAAGTCATAGCCCGCGTAGTCCATCCAGGAAAAATATATCTGAAGTAATAAGCTTGACTGCTTCCACACTGGACAACACAGGTTCAATGATATCAGATACTGAAAGTTCGGCAATCCGCAGCAGGCGAAGGACACCAAAAAAAGCATATGAGAGCTTGTCTAAAACAGGTGGCCTAAGCCCGCGTAGTCCAATCAAGCAAAAATTATCTAGATCAATGAATTCGACTATTACTAATCTGGACAACACAGATTCATTAGTATTAAATTGTGAAAGTTTGCTAATCAGCAGCAGGCGACTATCACCTAGAAATGCAAATGATAGTTTGTCTAAAACAGTTGGCCTTAGATCAAGTCAGAGCCCGCGTAGTCCAAATAGGAAGACCTTATCTGGATCCATGAATTTGACAGCTACCAACCTGGAAAACACAAATTCACTAATAACAGATGGTAATAATTCAGCAATACGCAGCAGGCGAGAATcgccaaacaaaacaaataggATTTTGCCTGAAGCAATTGGCCTTAGCTCATCCATATCTAGACAGAGCCCGCGTAGTCCATCcaagaaaaaaatatctgaagTAATAAATTTGACTGCTTCAACGCTGGACAACACAGCTTCACTATCGGGTTATGAAACTTCGGCTATTCGCAGCACGCGAGGATCACCCACAAAAGCAAACGAGAGTTTGTCTAAGACAGTATGCCTAAGCTTATCCAGATCAAGTCAGAGCCCGCGTAGTCCCATGAGGAAGAAAGCATCTGGATCAATGAATTTGACAGCTACCAATCTGGATAAGACAGATTCAATGATATCAGAAAATGAAAGCTCGCTTACCCGCAGCAAGCGAGGTATATCCAAGAAAGCCAATGAGAGTTTGTCTGTATTAGTCACCGGGTCATCAAACAGAAAGAGTATTTCCAGATCGAATAAAAGAAAAACGCGTGGAACAGTCGACAGAGAGTCACTCAAAAAATTCAATCATAAGTCATCCATAACCAATGAAATCTTAAAAGGTCCCGATGATATTGACGATGGCACTACCACCCCCGACCAACAGCCAAATAACGAAGAAGTTACCACCCCAGTACTTAGTATCCAGAGTTTGCTGGATCAAAGTCATAGTTTTACACCTACTCAGAgtttttcatttcaaaagaTCAAAAGAAGTTCGAAAAGAAAAACTTTAGGTTCAATTGGAAGAAGCAAGAGGGTTAAGTCCGATACGCTTCAAAACAGCGGTGACGTAACACCAACTAGTGCGGTCAAATTACAAGTACCAGGTGTGAAAAATAAACATTCCACGGCAAAAAAAACAACCTCGAAAAGAACGCTTATCGATGACCTGAACGAATCAGATCTCGTCAAGCAGCTTTTCAATAGTCCAGTCAAACGTAATTTATCACGTAGCATGGTGGAGTTTACAGCACGTGAAAACGATCAGCCCAGGAAGAGAACTCGTGCCACTATTGCGATGCACGAAACTCCAGATCATTCCGTTTCATTCCAAGATGAAGCATTTACACCTGAATTATTCGTCAGCCCACTATCCACGCCTCGCCATAGTCCGAACCTTGAAGGTGTTCAACGGTTACTGAGTGGCAATGAAAATGAATACGCCAAAGCTAGTTCTTCGCGAACCTCTTTAAGAAATACTAACAAAAAGGAAAACGTGTACAACATCAAAGGCTTATTCGCAAAGTCACCAAATCGGCTCAGTGATGTCAGAGTCAAAAAATTATTTGCAAAATCACCTCACAACGATCTTCGAAAAGTTACCGGAGTTAAATCTCTGTTCTTAAGGAACACGCGAAAATCACCCAGAAATAATTTAGAAGACGTGCGCGGCGTGAAAAGACTATTCGGGAGAAGTCCACGGGACGATTTACGTAATGTTTCGGGCGTAAAAAAAGTTTTTCGTCGGGGACCGAAAAATAACTTGAGTGATGTCAGAGGTGTGAAACGCTTGTCACAAAAGATTGGCCGAATTTCGCCTGAACTGAGCGGTGTAGAATTATTGTTTCAAGAGACTGATATGAACAGTACATTTGATCAACTAATGGATCGACCTGCAATACGAGCATATCCAGCTAGTGCTCGCAAACCTGTTGTCAAAAAGAATAAGGTACGCGAAACGAAATCTCTCCATGATTCCATAGACTCGATTACCAATAACGTCGAAGAATGGTTGGATTCAGAACTTAAACGACGCTTGAACAAACCTTccattgaaacaaataaaacaagagAATTACAGAAACTCAGTACTAACACTGTAGAAGGCCAAACGCCTCTGATACTATCGAGAACTAGAAATAACACTGCAACTTATAGCGATAGCACCTTGCCGATCAAGAAGAGGTCGCTTGTAAACAAAAGCAACAAGAGCGACGAGAGTCGGGCGTTACTTCCGCTTAAAAAGCGGCTTGTAGTGCATTCAACTCCCATGAAAGGGCGATATGAAACAATGAACGCGTCTGAACTTGGTCGCGTTTCGCCTATCGCTGTGCAGGAGAAAACTGTTGTAGATAATATTGCGAG GAATTTACAAGATAAAGAAGCTTCAACttacgttttaaataaaaatggaaaGGACCAATCAACAGGGACGCAAACTAGCATTATTGACAAATTTCCGTCTCCAAAAAGGAAAAGTGTCGTTAGAGGCCGAAAGAGTGCTGCTACACAATATAGTCCAAAAGAAATTACAGAAAACAATAGTCCCAAGAAAGTCAGCAATCTGAAAACAAGTCCGAATACAACGAGTACGGTTAAACCGAAACCTCGAATTACAAGAAATACAAAAAGACTAAAAGCGTCTATTGCTATTTTGAAGAAGTCACCAGTCTTTCCTAAATCAACAACACGAAGAAAGAAAACGGAAATATCCAAATTAATATCCCCTAACGAAACATCAGACCCAAAACCAAAACGAGGACACAAAAGTTCAATTAAAGATATAGAGCAAGCTGTCCCAAATGAACCAATTCGAATGAATCGTAAGCAGCCTAGTAAAGTCATATCGCAGCCAACAACTAGCGATGATACAGCGGAAAGAAAATCAAAAAGGGGACGCGGAGGTCCAACTAAGGATATAGAGCAAGTTAAAGCAACTGAAGCAATTCGAATAAATCTCAAGCAGCCCAGTAAGGAAATTTCACAATCAACAACACATGATGATACAGAAGAACTTAAACCAAAAAGAGGACGCAAGGGGCAATCTAAAGATAAAGACCAATCTGCAACAAATGAACCAGTTCGAAACAAACGCAAGCAGCCTGCTAAGGAAATATCACAATCCACCACTAGCGTCCATACAGCAGAAGTTAAATCAAAAAGAGGTCGCAGAGGTCCAAATAAAGATGAAGAGCAAGCTGAAACAAATAAACCAATTCAAAACAATCGCAAGCAGTCTAGTAAAGAACAATCGCATCCAACCGCCACCAATACATCAGAAATTAAAGCAAAAAAAGGACGCAAAGGTCAAAATAAAGAAATTGAGCAAACTGAGACAAATGAAACAATTGAAACCGATCGCAAGCAGCCTAGTAAAGAAAAATCACAACCAATAACTAGTGATGATACTACAGAACTACAACCAAAAAGGGGACGCAAAGCTCCAAATAAAGATACAAAAGAAGCTGAAATGGATAAACCAATTCGTACCACTAGAAGGCAGctaaataaagaaatacatGAACCAACTGCCAACGATGATACAGCGGCTTTAAAACCAAAACAAGGGCGCAGGGGTCCAACTAAAGTTATAGAGCAAGCTGAAATAAATGAACCAATAAGAGTAAATCGCAAGCAGCCTAGTAAAGAATTATTGCAGCCAACAGCTAGCGATGATACAACAGAACTTAAACCAAAGAAAGGACGCAAAGGTCTACCTAAAGATATAAACCAAGCTGAAGCAACGATAACCACTCGCAAGCAGCTTAGTAAGGAAATGTCTCAACCAACTGCCGACGATGCTACTGCCGAACTAAAACCAAAACGAGGACGTAATGCTCCGACTAAAGATATTCAGCAACCTGAACCACAAACTAAATCAACACGCAACAATCGCCGGCTTCAAAATATAGTTCAAGTCCCAGAACCAAATTCAGCGGACGAAACACTACCaacagaaaaatctataatcgAAGCGAAGCCGAAACGTGGAAAACTAATTGGAATTGCAGAAGATCCTAAGCGCGGGGATAAACTAAAGGAAACGGAGGAAGCCGTTCCGAAAAATACCAAAAAACGAGGTGACACAGCAAAATCAACGCCAAGTCCAAAAGTGAAACGGTTACGCGCCAATGAAAATACCACTGTTGTAGTGGCACGtatgaataaaaaacaattggctGAAATTGCAGATGCAAAATTGGGGCAAAAAGCAGACACTAAAGCTGAACAGACTGGCATTAGTAGAACGCGCAAGCAAAATGAAAATACAGTTGCAATCaag gTGACGACTGCAGGAAGTCGTAAGCGCAAACCTGACACCGTTCCCGAACTAGATGACAACAATC TCCGCGGCAACAAGAAACTGCGAACGACAAATACGCCCCCGGCCTCGCCTCAGACGAAGACAAGGGCGACAAGAGCGGCAACGGCGCTTACTAATACTACAGCAGCGACTACCGCCAGAGGAACAAGTGGGACTCGTCAGGCAAAAGCGACCAGGGGGACCCAACAGATTACAGTGCAAG AAACCCAGCTAAAGGGTCGCACGCGCAGGAGATGA